Genomic segment of Panicum virgatum strain AP13 chromosome 9N, P.virgatum_v5, whole genome shotgun sequence:
TGTTTCCTGAGGTGTAAATAGTGGGTATCTGATTGCCAATTTGCCATGCAATTATCCATGGGGGTTTGTCCAACACTCCAACTCCAACTCTGCGTTTCTTCATTAGGATTTATCCAACTTTTTCCTTGTTTTTTTTCGGGGTACGGTTGATTGGGATATAAGGAGGATGGAACTGATCTCTCTCCTGTCTGCTGCGTTGTGGCCTTGTCGGCCATTACTGTTGTTGACAGACAGTAGGACTGGGTGTTACTGTTATTGGCGTCTTGCTGTGATGTTGATATGTGTTAGGTCCCTAGGAGATTATGATGTTTGTAATCTTACTGGTCACTTTGCTTTTGTGGGAATAACTGTTAGCTTTTTTTTTATTGCTTTTGTGGGAATTTGCCTCCTTAGTCCTTATTAGTCACTTGATTGATATATCTGTTCCACAGTTATGTGCCAGAAACTCTGAACCTTCCTGGCTTCCTTGCTGTTGCTATTCATGGAGCTGTATTTGTTTGATCTGAGACGCCACTCTAACTTGAGCAATTAGGAATAGAAATCGCTAAATCTGCCACATACATAGACTTTTATTTGTTTGCTGACTTGCTCATGACTTTCTTGCTTAGTATCTAAATACTGAATATGTACTGAGACTTCTTATTGACATTGCTAGGTCCTGCAGTCTAACTGAGTGAATGCTGGCCCGAGGAAAGATCCCAGGAGATAGAGCTGTTTTGTCTAAATTAAGTTAAATTATCTGCACATCAAAGATGGCCGCGATCATGTTATGTACTTGCAGCGGGGACCAGTCCAAGTTTGAAGATCTTCCTCGATCGCCAGAATCTCTTGCGACACGTGATTTCTCAGCAAATGGCTCTTCTTCAAAGATGGCAAGTCGTGAAACAACTCCTGATGATAGCCAAGTAAATGAAGTAGAATCAGACCTAAGAGAGACCCTTTCACTAAATTATGAGGTTTGCCTGAACTCCTCCGCTCTTTAAAGAAGATAAGCTCAAGCTGTCTTGCAAAGATTTGCTTACTGTcagatttatttgctaatgtAACAGGAGGCTCGGGCATTGTTAGGTAGACTGGAACATCAGAAGGGGAACTTCGACGCAGCATTGCAAGTTCTTCAGGGAATTGATATAAGAAGCTTGAGACCACGAATGACCATTGCTATTGCTGAAAGTATCAAGCCTACAGCGCCACCACGCTCTTCAAGAAGGAAATCCTCACAAGTGAATGGAATGTCAATGCATATGTCCATGCACTCTGTAAGCTTGCTTCTAGAGGCCATATTGCTTAAAGCAAAATCTTTGGACGCCCTTGGTAGAGTAACAGGTATTAACTGCATTTCTGTTCAGTATGCTTTCTTTTATTGTCCTTGAGCATTTTCATCTGAAATCTGTACATAGCTCCAGAAGCATTGCAAGTTTGCTGCTGTCCTATGTATGTGCGGCCtagttattttgttttatataattattgtaaACTGAAAGGTGTGTATTTCACAAACTGAAATTGAATCTGTTATGCTTTGTATTGGTAACTTCTGCATCTGAAAGAACTTTGTTGCATACATCTGAATTTCACCTCATGCTACCTTATCATGGCAGATGCTGCAGAAGAATGCAGAACGATCGTAGACATTATAGAGTCTGCATGGCCATATGGTGTTCCGGATGGTACGGCTGAAGAGTGTAAGCTAATAGACATATTCCATTTGGCTCTAGAATATCTTCCTAAATTGTGGATGAGGAGTGGTTGTTTTGACGAAGCCATCATCGCATATCGGAAAGCTCTTGGAAAACCATGGAATCTAGATTCTCAAAGGTCTGCTAACTTGCAAAAAGATTTGGCAGTGACTCTGCTGTATTGTGGTGTTGAAGTGAAGTTCCCTCAAGAATTTGCTCAGAACAGGAATCTGGTGAGCCCTGGGAACAATATAGAGGAAGCAATTTTGTTGTTACTCATACTGACAAGAAAGCTATCCCTCCAACAAATAAAATGGGATCCTGAACttgtgaaccatctgatgtatgCACTGTCATTATCTGGGCACTATGAAGTTTTGGCCAGCCATCTAGAAATGCTGTTGCCTGGAACCTACACCAGATCAGAGAGATGGTATATCCTTGCACTTTGCTATAGTGCATCTGGCATGGATGATAGTGCATTAAACATCATAAGGAATGGTGTTTGTGTACtggagagaaagggaaagcctCATATTCCATCTCTTCTTTTAGGAGCAAAACTCTGTTGTAAGAACCCAAAGCATGCTTCTGAAGGGataaaatttgcaaataaaGTCAAGAAGTCTTTCAGAAGTTGTGATATGCATTTCATCAGCATTGTAAACCATTTTCTTGGCGTTTGTTATGGACCTTTTTCTAGGTCCTCCACCTCAGACTTGGACAGATTGAGATTACAAGATGATGCGCTAAGGCTGCTGCAGGATGCTGCTGCAATGGCAAAGTATAATCCTGAGATATTGTATAGTCTTGCTtgggaaaatgcaatgcaacggAAACTCAATGCAGCTGTTGAAAGTGCAACAGAGTGTCTTGAGATGGTGATGGGAGGTTCCGTTAGTGCCTGGAAATTATTGATTCTTATATTATCCGCACAGCAAAATCTACAAGAAGCTGAAGCAGTAGCAGATTTTGCAATGGATGAAGCTGAGAAAGATGATCAGTTGGACATTTTGAGGCTGAAAGCGCAAATTCAAGCTTCCCGTGGGCAGTTCAAGTCTGCAGTGGAATCTTTTCGGGTTTTGCTTTCGACTATCCAAGCAAAGAAGGAAGTCTGGACGTCGATCAGTTGTAATGAGGTATGGCCCCCTTCTTTTTTAGTGAACTTTAACAAAAATATCGTGTTTTCTCTTTGCTCATTATCCACTTGATCTTGATAGGTTAAATCCCTACAGAAGTTGGAGATGGACGCATGGTTAGATTTGGCGTCGATATACACAAAGCTCGAGGCATGGCATGACTCGAACATCTGTCTTGACAAAGCCATATCCATTGATTTCTTTTATCCCAAGTGTTGGCACATCAGAGGTAACTATTTCTGAAAGTGTTGTTTTTGGAAGAATCAGCAGGAGCACTGCAATCAGATCCCCTGATCATGTCCTTATGTGCTCCCAAACCTCCAGAGTGAAGGGAAAGTGGAGGCAAAAATGTTCAGCTGTTTCCGGCAACTGGTCACATAGTACGCAGATCTTTGACCACGTTCCTCCTGGATGGATTGTTTAGCCCACGTGCATCCAGTTTAGCAAAAGGCATTGTTGGTTCCATTCAAACTAAAACAACTCTGAAACTCTAACAACTTGCAAACTAAAACTGACAGCTTCATATTACTAGTAGCAGATGCAGTGGTTATCACAGCTGTACAGACACCACAACACATGTCGATGTGGAAAATGATAGAAGACATACACATGATGGGGCACACAAGTGGGCACATGCACACACAGACACGGCCACAGCCGTCATCTTAGCCTCTGCATTGATAGCAATAGTGCTGAGACTATCAGCGCCTCCTTGTGCCTGATTTTCAAACATGTCCCTTAACTCAAGGGCAACTTCCTCCTTTAGTAGCTGAACGAATTGGGGTCTCAACTATGCATGAGCCTCTGAGTCCATTATCTTCATGATCAATGCTGTAGCATGTTCTCCATTGAGAGATCAGTATGCAGCCTGTTTACCAGCAGTTCGCTCTTCCTTTTGATTCTTGCTTCTTTGTTTGGGACTGGGTATTCGCTTTCTTGATTGCTTTGTTGCAACTTATGCATTTAGTTGAGAGAAGTGATCTGCTCACTCTCTTCAGAAATGTGGGTTGTGGTGATTCCACTGAAAAGTTGACTCTGCTACTGTCTGTACATAATTAGCTTTTGAGCAATCCTGGTTCACAAATGCTACAATTAAATTATTATGCTCATTGCTTTGTCAAAATTaagaaaactaaaaaaaatcttgTAACTTCAACCAATTTCTTCTTTAAGTTTCTGTGTGCTCTGGGTATTAAGAAAGTTGGGTAGTCCCTGAAACTTAATAATATTGTGCTTCTGTATTAATATTAAGGCACCTCATATTAAATTAAATGTGTATCTAGAACTGTTATCTTTTAACTATTACAGTTCGTTTGACAGATGGGTGTATGAAAGTGCTCATGTGATCCTTTGCAGGTCTTCTATTGGAGGCTCAATCCTTGCACCAGGAAGCCCTGATGGTGTTCTCATTTGCTCTCTCCATCGACCCAGATTACGTCCCCGGCATGGTTTGTATGGCAGAAATTCTTCGAAATATTGGAGGGATTTCGTTATCCAGTGCAAGAACTTTCTTGCGCAATGCCCTCCGTTTGGACCCTACAAACCACCGAGCTTGGTTGAGTCTTGGGCTTGTCCTGAAGGCTGAAGGATCGCTGCTGGAGGCTGCAGACTGCTTCCAAGCAGCATATGAGCTCAGAGAGTTGTCACCCATTCAGGACTTCTCCAAGCAACTCCCCATCATGCTGCATTAGGAACCTGTAGCACAGGTTCACAGTTTTCGTATAGAAATGGCCTCGGTTATTAACTTATCTCTTGCAATGGTCGCATATGATTTTATGGTGTAAATTAATTCACTTCTGTTCGTGAACAATTTTTGCCCTCTGTTATGTGCTTCCCCAGCGACATCAGGCTCCCTCATTGATTTTTAACTAACAATTTTTGCTGTTCACGAAATTGAAACAGATTAATTGAATTTGACCTCTAATCCAAATTCATGGATAATCCATTTGTAATTATATTGTTTTGTTATCACATGAATTGTAACTTGGAAAACAAATCTGTGACCAAATGCAATTCATTCTGGGGTATGCTTTGTTATGGGTTCTCCAGGAATGACTTCTCGGAAGGATTCCAGACCGGAACTGTTAGCTTTGTTATGGGTTCTCCCTGGCCAAACCGAACGAGCCCTTACTGATCAGATCGCATGGAAATATGGAATGGAATCCGGCACACTGCCACGCCCGTAGACGAGCATCGTCTCTTGTATCCATGCCTGCTCGAAATCACATTCGAGCAATCGTCGAGCCGACTGTCTATCATCGATagaaaagtaaacatatgcccAGTAACAGCAAACAGTCAATAGGCATA
This window contains:
- the LOC120690502 gene encoding protein NPGR1-like; this translates as MAAIMLCTCSGDQSKFEDLPRSPESLATRDFSANGSSSKMASRETTPDDSQVNEVESDLRETLSLNYEEARALLGRLEHQKGNFDAALQVLQGIDIRSLRPRMTIAIAESIKPTAPPRSSRRKSSQVNGMSMHMSMHSVSLLLEAILLKAKSLDALGRVTDAAEECRTIVDIIESAWPYGVPDGTAEECKLIDIFHLALEYLPKLWMRSGCFDEAIIAYRKALGKPWNLDSQRSANLQKDLAVTLLYCGVEVKFPQEFAQNRNLVSPGNNIEEAILLLLILTRKLSLQQIKWDPELVNHLMYALSLSGHYEVLASHLEMLLPGTYTRSERWYILALCYSASGMDDSALNIIRNGVCVLERKGKPHIPSLLLGAKLCCKNPKHASEGIKFANKVKKSFRSCDMHFISIVNHFLGVCYGPFSRSSTSDLDRLRLQDDALRLLQDAAAMAKYNPEILYSLAWENAMQRKLNAAVESATECLEMVMGGSVSAWKLLILILSAQQNLQEAEAVADFAMDEAEKDDQLDILRLKAQIQASRGQFKSAVESFRVLLSTIQAKKEVWTSISCNEVKSLQKLEMDAWLDLASIYTKLEAWHDSNICLDKAISIDFFYPKCWHIRGLLLEAQSLHQEALMVFSFALSIDPDYVPGMVCMAEILRNIGGISLSSARTFLRNALRLDPTNHRAWLSLGLVLKAEGSLLEAADCFQAAYELRELSPIQDFSKQLPIMLH